The following are encoded in a window of Halosimplex halophilum genomic DNA:
- a CDS encoding CheF family chemotaxis protein, with translation MSGDEAKLVDASGDYAFVVRDGEPVDQPRWRSSRVVLTSERVVLADADGNRSFPHGAVELVDDPDGVVPEGFPADGATALRAGNHTLLVDAPEVEALDREYCRAALDAEVILVKHPAVVGGVVQDTEWSKARFRFADDTVRLALPGGRSTSFPVEDVGTVETATQEVMGSRRQVVRLEHTDEEDRSVETHFSGTDAHCRALAHLFEAVVSERGSEEHELTETERQVLMALYSGVSPFEMSDFVGISVEEVEEIYGKLLEMDAVDEVRTRTEVSLNAHGRNLASEAMSEQ, from the coding sequence ATGAGCGGGGACGAAGCCAAACTCGTGGACGCCTCGGGCGACTACGCGTTCGTCGTCAGGGACGGCGAACCGGTCGACCAGCCGCGCTGGCGCTCCTCGCGTGTCGTCCTCACCAGCGAGCGGGTCGTCCTCGCCGACGCCGACGGCAACCGGTCGTTCCCCCACGGCGCCGTCGAACTCGTCGACGACCCCGACGGCGTGGTCCCGGAGGGGTTCCCCGCCGACGGCGCCACCGCGCTCCGGGCCGGCAACCACACCCTCCTCGTCGACGCCCCCGAGGTCGAGGCCCTCGACCGGGAGTACTGCCGCGCGGCGCTGGACGCGGAGGTCATCCTCGTCAAACACCCCGCGGTCGTCGGCGGCGTCGTTCAGGACACCGAGTGGTCGAAGGCCCGGTTCCGCTTCGCCGACGACACCGTCAGGCTCGCGCTCCCCGGCGGCCGGAGCACGTCCTTCCCCGTCGAGGACGTGGGCACCGTCGAGACGGCCACCCAGGAGGTCATGGGCAGCCGGCGGCAGGTCGTCCGGCTCGAACACACCGACGAGGAGGACCGCAGCGTCGAGACGCACTTCTCGGGCACCGACGCCCACTGCCGCGCGCTCGCTCACCTGTTCGAGGCCGTCGTCTCCGAGCGGGGCAGCGAGGAACACGAACTCACCGAGACCGAACGCCAGGTCCTGATGGCGCTGTACTCGGGCGTTTCCCCCTTCGAGATGAGCGACTTCGTCGGCATCAGCGTCGAGGAGGTCGAGGAGATCTACGGGAAGTTGCTGGAGATGGACGCCGTCGACGAGGTCCGCACCCGGACCGAGGTGTCGCTCAACGCCCACGGGCGGAACCTGGCGAGTGAAGCGATGAGCGAGCAGTGA